A single Methanothrix sp. DNA region contains:
- a CDS encoding radical SAM protein gives MILRAFDPWKSELCTCPDKLSLNPYTGCPHGCLYCYASSYIPRFSSCRPKADLLRRLDREAARIGPGPSVAISNSSDPYPPMEEDLGLTRGCLRILMERDFRVQLVTKSDLVTRDIDILSGMGATVAITITTVDEGLSRRLEPGAPSPKRRLSALKKLSEAGIYVSSRIDPIIPGINDRKIEDLVIALSSAGVRHITSSTYKARPDSMKRIISAFPETGEELQGLYSQGEKISGSRYLPRNLRRGILAEVRAYAHKAGITFSTCREGFPDTEICCDGSHLLFR, from the coding sequence ATGATCCTCAGAGCATTTGACCCCTGGAAGAGCGAGCTGTGCACCTGCCCGGATAAGCTCAGCCTCAATCCCTATACTGGATGCCCGCACGGCTGCCTGTACTGCTATGCCTCCTCCTACATCCCCCGCTTCTCCTCCTGCCGCCCGAAGGCCGATCTGCTGAGAAGGCTGGACCGGGAGGCGGCCAGGATCGGTCCAGGCCCATCTGTCGCCATCTCCAACAGCTCTGACCCCTATCCCCCAATGGAAGAGGATCTGGGACTGACCAGGGGCTGCCTGAGGATATTGATGGAGAGGGATTTTCGAGTACAGTTGGTCACAAAGTCCGATCTGGTCACAAGGGATATCGATATTCTCTCAGGGATGGGAGCGACAGTGGCGATCACAATCACCACAGTGGATGAGGGGCTCAGCAGGAGGCTGGAGCCAGGAGCGCCATCCCCGAAGAGAAGGCTATCGGCCTTAAAGAAGCTATCAGAGGCAGGGATTTATGTGTCATCCAGAATCGATCCCATAATTCCGGGAATCAATGACCGCAAGATCGAGGATCTGGTCATCGCCCTCTCCTCTGCCGGGGTCAGGCATATAACCTCCTCCACCTACAAGGCCCGGCCTGATAGCATGAAAAGGATCATCTCTGCCTTTCCAGAGACAGGAGAGGAGCTGCAAGGGCTCTATTCACAGGGGGAGAAAATCTCAGGCAGCCGCTATCTCCCGCGGAATTTGAGAAGGGGCATTCTTGCTGAGGTAAGGGCCTATGCCCATAAGGCAGGCATCACCTTCTCCACCTGCAGGGAGGGATTCCCCGATACGGAGATCTGCTGTGATGGCTCCCACCTGCTTTTCCGGTAA
- a CDS encoding SdrD B-like domain-containing protein, which translates to MTEEAALNKTVALNETMVYTIEGVVFEDLNGDGVRDANEDGLANWTVNLEQPEGVLINSVNTTVDGKFAFLDLIPGVYTVKEILQPGWTLVAPRKSI; encoded by the coding sequence GTGACAGAAGAAGCTGCTTTGAATAAGACTGTTGCTCTGAATGAGACGATGGTATACACCATTGAGGGTGTGGTCTTCGAGGATCTTAACGGAGATGGGGTCAGGGATGCCAATGAGGATGGCCTTGCCAACTGGACTGTCAATTTGGAGCAGCCTGAAGGAGTGCTCATCAATAGCGTCAATACAACAGTAGATGGCAAATTCGCATTCCTCGATCTGATTCCCGGCGTGTACACAGTCAAAGAGATCCTTCAGCCAGGCTGGACGCTTGTCGCCCCGCGAAAGTCAATCTAA
- a CDS encoding winged helix-turn-helix transcriptional regulator, with the protein MSGELEMLQRHLLILKHVVENEPIGILKLAEETDIPSHKVRYSLRILEQEGLIKATAPGATTTQQTGQFLKELDSMIEELSKRAGELKEIKIAR; encoded by the coding sequence GTGAGCGGGGAGCTTGAGATGCTGCAAAGGCACCTGCTCATACTCAAGCATGTAGTGGAGAACGAGCCCATTGGCATCCTCAAGCTGGCGGAGGAGACAGATATACCCAGCCATAAGGTGCGCTATTCCCTGAGAATACTGGAGCAAGAGGGGCTGATCAAGGCAACAGCTCCCGGCGCGACAACGACACAGCAGACCGGGCAATTTCTAAAGGAGCTGGACTCGATGATCGAGGAGCTCTCCAAGAGGGCGGGGGAACTGAAAGAGATCAAGATCGCGAGGTAA